The Bacillus vallismortis genome window below encodes:
- a CDS encoding DUF881 domain-containing protein: MRGKSAVLLSLIMLIAGFLISFSFQITKENEKGAAESEEWKKEYALRDELLKQEKENKTLEKELYQKQNKVRQAENKLKKEKTEYYNVLEDTEKYRMYIGEVGVQGEGVEVTLEDASYIPEGENVNSYIVHESHIFQVVNELYISGAAAVAVNGQRLTHDSYIKCNGPVVTVDGVQHPAPFTISAIGDPDVLLPSLNIAGGLIDQLSMDHISVSAEKEKNVQMKPILKTKE, from the coding sequence TTGAGGGGCAAATCAGCAGTCCTTCTTTCTTTGATCATGCTTATCGCAGGCTTTTTGATTTCATTTTCTTTTCAAATAACTAAAGAAAATGAAAAAGGAGCGGCTGAGTCAGAAGAGTGGAAAAAAGAATATGCGCTGAGAGATGAACTGTTGAAACAGGAGAAAGAAAATAAGACTCTTGAAAAAGAATTGTATCAAAAGCAAAACAAAGTCCGTCAGGCAGAAAATAAGCTGAAAAAAGAAAAGACGGAATACTATAACGTCCTTGAAGATACAGAAAAATACAGAATGTATATTGGGGAAGTCGGTGTGCAGGGAGAGGGCGTTGAGGTGACCTTGGAAGATGCGTCGTACATACCGGAAGGGGAGAATGTGAACAGTTACATCGTTCACGAAAGCCATATCTTTCAAGTGGTAAACGAACTGTATATTTCGGGTGCGGCGGCTGTTGCCGTTAATGGCCAGCGTTTGACACATGATTCCTATATCAAGTGCAACGGTCCCGTTGTAACGGTAGACGGAGTGCAGCATCCCGCTCCGTTTACGATATCAGCTATTGGAGATCCTGATGTTCTGCTGCCTTCGTTAAATATAGCAGGAGGCCTGATCGATCAGCTGTCAATGGATCATATTTCTGTTTCCGCAGAAAAAGAGAAAAACGTTCAAATGAAACCGATTCTGAAAACGAAGGAATGA
- the divIB gene encoding cell division protein DivIB, with protein sequence MNPGHDREKIVNIEERIPKIKEQRKQKANRRLISFIMLFFMMVLVIVYLQTPISKVSTISVTGNENVSKKEIIDLSDINSGDTEFWSLDKKKTEKKIQQNKLVKKAEISKSLPNKINIAIEEYKAIAYLEKDNVYYEVLENGSVLPNEVTPDDAGPILVNWTNAKKRSQMAKQLNALSNSLKQSISEIYYTPVKMDENRIKLYMNDGYVVTASIKTFADRMKTYPSIISQLSSSKKGIIHLEVATYFEEFGKNDKSAKKEDEN encoded by the coding sequence ATGAACCCGGGGCATGACCGAGAAAAAATCGTAAACATTGAAGAACGGATTCCTAAAATTAAAGAGCAGCGGAAACAGAAGGCAAACCGCCGTCTCATTTCATTTATTATGCTCTTTTTTATGATGGTGTTGGTCATTGTGTATCTGCAGACGCCAATCAGTAAAGTATCGACAATCTCTGTAACAGGGAATGAGAATGTATCCAAAAAGGAAATTATTGACCTTTCCGATATCAACAGCGGAGATACCGAGTTTTGGAGTTTGGACAAGAAAAAAACAGAAAAGAAGATTCAGCAAAATAAATTAGTGAAAAAAGCGGAGATCAGCAAATCGCTTCCTAATAAAATCAACATTGCGATCGAAGAATATAAAGCGATTGCTTATTTAGAAAAAGACAATGTGTACTATGAAGTGCTTGAAAATGGTTCCGTTCTGCCAAACGAAGTAACGCCGGATGATGCCGGACCGATTTTGGTGAATTGGACTAACGCGAAAAAACGCTCTCAAATGGCTAAGCAGCTTAATGCTTTGTCAAATTCGTTAAAACAGTCAATATCAGAAATCTACTATACACCTGTAAAAATGGATGAAAACCGTATTAAATTGTACATGAACGACGGTTATGTTGTCACTGCGTCTATAAAAACCTTTGCAGACCGAATGAAAACGTATCCTTCTATCATTTCACAGCTTAGCAGCAGTAAAAAGGGAATTATTCATTTAGAAGTTGCCACCTATTTTGAAGAGTTTGGAAAAAACGATAAATCTGCTAAAAAGGAAGATGAAAATTGA
- the ftsA gene encoding cell division protein FtsA yields MNNNELYVSLDIGTSNTKVIVGEMTDDSLNIIGVGNVPSEGLKKGSIVDIDETVHSIRKAFDQAERMVGFPLRKAIVGVNGNYINIQDTNGVVAVSSENKEIQVEDVRRVMEAAQVVSVPHEQLIVDVIPKQFIVDGRDEITDPKKMLGVRLEVEGTLITGSKTILHNLLRCVERAGIEITDICLQPLAAGSAALSKDEKNLGVALIDIGGGSTTIAVFENGHLTSTRVIPLGGENITKDISIGLRTSTEEAERVKKQFGHAYYDEASEDEVFEVTVIGTNQKQTFTQQEAANIIEARVEEILEIVSEEISSMGITDLPGGFVLTGGQAAMPGVMSLAQDVLQNNVRVASPNYIGVRDPQYMTGVGMIQFACRNARIQGRKIGFKMPEEAIQEIAVSSSEEQEQHHYQNEVQQRPKGKQKTQAEHHKQSKMKKLLSMFWE; encoded by the coding sequence ATGAACAACAATGAACTTTACGTCAGTCTTGACATCGGTACGTCCAATACAAAAGTGATCGTCGGAGAAATGACAGATGATTCCCTAAATATTATCGGTGTGGGAAATGTACCGTCTGAAGGGTTGAAAAAAGGCTCAATCGTTGATATAGATGAAACTGTTCATTCTATAAGAAAAGCGTTTGACCAAGCTGAAAGAATGGTAGGTTTTCCGCTTAGAAAAGCTATTGTCGGCGTTAATGGAAATTATATCAATATTCAAGATACAAACGGTGTTGTAGCAGTTTCCAGTGAAAATAAAGAAATTCAGGTTGAAGATGTGCGCCGAGTCATGGAGGCGGCACAGGTTGTGTCAGTACCGCACGAACAGCTGATTGTGGATGTCATTCCTAAACAGTTTATCGTAGATGGAAGAGATGAAATCACCGACCCGAAAAAAATGCTTGGTGTGCGTTTAGAAGTAGAGGGCACCTTGATCACCGGTTCAAAAACAATTTTACATAACTTGCTTCGCTGTGTTGAAAGAGCCGGTATTGAAATAACTGATATTTGTCTTCAGCCGCTGGCAGCCGGTTCTGCTGCATTGTCAAAGGACGAGAAAAATCTTGGAGTGGCTCTCATTGATATAGGGGGAGGGTCAACAACCATTGCCGTATTCGAGAACGGACATCTGACTTCTACCCGTGTTATTCCACTCGGAGGCGAAAATATCACCAAAGATATCTCCATCGGATTGAGAACGTCAACAGAAGAAGCAGAACGCGTGAAAAAGCAATTTGGACATGCCTACTATGACGAAGCCTCGGAAGATGAAGTATTTGAGGTAACCGTTATCGGCACCAATCAAAAACAAACATTTACACAGCAGGAAGCAGCGAACATCATTGAAGCAAGAGTAGAAGAAATTCTTGAAATTGTTTCAGAAGAGATTAGCAGTATGGGAATTACCGATCTGCCGGGAGGCTTCGTGCTGACAGGGGGACAAGCAGCAATGCCGGGTGTCATGTCATTGGCACAGGATGTGCTGCAAAACAATGTCAGAGTGGCAAGCCCGAATTATATCGGTGTAAGAGATCCTCAATATATGACGGGAGTGGGCATGATCCAATTCGCCTGCCGAAATGCAAGAATCCAAGGCAGAAAAATAGGCTTCAAGATGCCTGAAGAAGCGATACAGGAAATCGCAGTCTCATCATCAGAGGAACAAGAGCAGCATCATTACCAAAATGAGGTGCAGCAGCGGCCAAAAGGAAAACAAAAAACACAAGCCGAACATCATAAACAGAGCAAAATGAAAAAACTATTAAGCATGTTTTGGGAATAG
- a CDS encoding DUF881 domain-containing protein → MKIKRSFISISVLMIIFGIMIAVQFNSLKHPKVRDTRDMWDIREELTSEQKKQEKLLDEINKYDKLLNSYSQTKEMTKETALNNTLQTLKKTAGMTDITGSGIVITISPLFSESLTGEPIKNPPPDLLKKLINELNSFGAEQISINERRVVNHTVIRDINGTTKIDGYGLDDYPLTVNVLAKDPDMLYSRVKGSGLEDLFASENLAFKAGKSESELTLKAYDRPLDVQRLKPLKD, encoded by the coding sequence TTGAAAATAAAGCGTTCCTTCATAAGCATCAGTGTGCTTATGATCATCTTCGGCATCATGATAGCTGTTCAGTTTAACTCATTAAAGCACCCCAAAGTCCGAGACACAAGAGATATGTGGGATATAAGGGAAGAGCTGACTTCAGAGCAGAAGAAGCAGGAAAAGCTGCTGGATGAAATAAACAAATATGATAAATTGCTGAATAGCTATTCGCAAACGAAAGAAATGACAAAAGAAACCGCGCTCAATAATACCTTGCAAACCTTAAAAAAAACAGCCGGCATGACCGATATAACAGGTAGCGGAATTGTCATCACCATATCCCCGCTTTTTTCTGAAAGTTTAACAGGAGAGCCGATCAAAAATCCGCCTCCGGATTTGCTGAAGAAGCTGATCAATGAACTCAACTCCTTCGGTGCAGAACAAATCTCTATTAATGAGCGAAGAGTTGTGAATCATACAGTCATAAGGGATATAAACGGCACAACAAAAATAGACGGATACGGCCTTGACGATTATCCTTTAACAGTAAATGTGCTTGCCAAAGATCCGGACATGCTGTACAGCAGAGTGAAGGGATCAGGCCTTGAGGATCTCTTTGCATCTGAAAATTTAGCATTTAAAGCCGGTAAATCTGAAAGCGAACTGACATTAAAAGCATATGACAGGCCATTGGATGTACAACGGCTAAAACCGCTTAAAGACTGA
- the murB gene encoding UDP-N-acetylmuramate dehydrogenase, which yields MEKVIHELKEREVGKVLANEPLANHTTMKIGGPADVLVIPSSVDAVKNIMDVIKKYDVEWTVIGRGSNLLVLDEGIRGVVIKLGAGLDHLELDGEQVTVGGGYSVVRLATSLSKKGLSGLEFAAGIPGSIGGAVYMNAGAHGSDMSEILVKAHILFEDGTIEWLTNEQMDFSYRTSVLQQKRPGVCLEAVLQLEQKDKESIVQQMQSNKDYRKNTQPYSSPCAGSIFRNPLPNHAGNLVEKAGLKGYQIGGAKISEMHGNFIVNAGGASAKDVLDLIDHVKKTIREKYEIDMHTEVEIIGENR from the coding sequence ATGGAGAAAGTGATACATGAATTAAAAGAACGCGAAGTCGGCAAGGTTCTTGCAAATGAACCGCTCGCGAATCATACAACGATGAAAATCGGCGGCCCTGCGGATGTATTGGTCATTCCAAGCAGTGTAGATGCTGTCAAAAATATCATGGACGTTATTAAGAAATATGATGTGGAGTGGACAGTCATCGGCCGCGGGTCAAACCTTCTTGTTTTAGATGAGGGGATCAGAGGCGTAGTGATTAAGCTGGGGGCAGGCCTTGACCATTTGGAGCTTGACGGGGAACAAGTAACGGTCGGAGGCGGTTATTCAGTGGTCCGTCTTGCTACATCATTGAGTAAAAAAGGCCTGTCCGGTTTGGAATTTGCTGCGGGTATTCCAGGATCAATCGGCGGAGCGGTTTATATGAATGCCGGCGCTCACGGTTCTGATATGAGCGAAATCCTCGTCAAAGCGCATATTTTATTTGAAGACGGCACGATTGAGTGGCTGACAAATGAGCAGATGGATTTCAGCTACAGAACGTCTGTATTGCAACAGAAACGTCCGGGCGTTTGCCTTGAAGCGGTTCTGCAGCTGGAGCAGAAGGATAAGGAATCAATCGTTCAGCAAATGCAAAGCAATAAAGACTACAGAAAAAATACACAGCCGTATTCAAGCCCTTGTGCGGGAAGCATATTCAGAAATCCGCTTCCAAATCATGCCGGAAACCTTGTAGAAAAAGCAGGCTTGAAAGGATATCAAATCGGCGGTGCAAAGATTTCGGAGATGCACGGAAACTTCATCGTCAATGCGGGCGGAGCATCAGCAAAAGATGTGCTTGATCTCATTGACCATGTGAAAAAGACAATTCGTGAAAAATACGAGATTGATATGCATACAGAGGTTGAAATCATCGGCGAAAATCGCTGA
- the murG gene encoding undecaprenyldiphospho-muramoylpentapeptide beta-N-acetylglucosaminyltransferase, translating to MRIAISGGGTGGHIYPALAFIKEVQRRHPEVEFLYIGTENGLEKKIVERENIPFRSIEITGFKRKLSFENVKTVMRFLKGVKKSKSYLAEFKPDAVIGTGGYVCGPVVYAAAKMGIPTIVHEQNSLPGITNKFLSKYVNKVAICFEEAKSHFPSEKVVFTGNPRASEVVSIKTGRSMAEFGLSEEKKTVLIFGGSRGAAPINRAVIDMQNALKTRDYQVLYITGEVHYEKVMNELKSKGAADNMVTKPFLHQMPEYLKAIDVIVARAGATTIAEITALGIPSVLIPSPYVTANHQEVNARSLGQHDAAIVLKETELSGEKLIAALDRIVLNEQTLKEMSERTKSLGVPDAAARLYSVLEELKK from the coding sequence ATGCGAATTGCAATAAGCGGAGGCGGTACAGGAGGACACATTTATCCTGCTCTTGCCTTTATTAAAGAAGTGCAGCGCCGTCATCCTGAAGTGGAATTTTTATATATCGGAACAGAAAACGGGCTGGAGAAAAAAATTGTTGAACGGGAGAATATACCGTTTCGTTCAATTGAAATTACAGGCTTTAAAAGAAAGCTGTCATTTGAAAACGTCAAAACTGTGATGCGTTTTCTGAAGGGCGTAAAAAAGAGCAAATCGTATTTAGCGGAATTTAAGCCTGATGCCGTGATCGGAACGGGCGGTTACGTATGCGGGCCGGTTGTCTATGCCGCTGCGAAAATGGGAATTCCGACTATTGTCCATGAACAAAACAGCCTGCCGGGCATCACGAATAAGTTTCTTTCAAAATATGTTAATAAAGTAGCGATCTGTTTTGAAGAAGCAAAATCACACTTTCCTAGCGAGAAAGTGGTATTTACGGGAAACCCGAGAGCCTCTGAAGTCGTCTCAATAAAGACGGGCCGATCGATGGCGGAATTTGGGCTTTCTGAAGAGAAAAAAACGGTCTTAATCTTCGGCGGAAGCCGAGGCGCCGCACCGATTAACCGTGCTGTTATCGACATGCAGAATGCGCTGAAAACTAGAGACTACCAAGTGCTGTATATCACCGGTGAAGTTCACTATGAAAAAGTGATGAATGAGCTGAAAAGCAAGGGTGCCGCTGATAATATGGTCACCAAGCCGTTTCTTCATCAAATGCCGGAGTATTTAAAGGCCATAGATGTCATTGTGGCCAGAGCCGGGGCGACAACGATTGCCGAAATTACGGCTCTCGGAATCCCAAGTGTTCTGATCCCAAGCCCATATGTAACAGCGAATCACCAGGAGGTCAATGCGAGATCTCTCGGCCAGCATGATGCGGCGATTGTTCTGAAAGAAACAGAGCTAAGCGGGGAAAAGCTGATTGCTGCGCTTGACCGGATTGTACTGAATGAGCAAACGTTAAAGGAAATGAGCGAACGGACAAAGTCACTCGGTGTTCCTGACGCGGCTGCCCGTTTATACAGCGTACTCGAAGAATTGAAAAAGTAA
- the ftsZ gene encoding cell division protein FtsZ: MLEFETNIDGLASIKVIGVGGGGNNAVNRMIENEVQGVEYIAVNTDAQALNLSKAEVKMQIGAKLTRGLGAGANPEVGKKAAEESKEQIEEALKGADMVFVTAGMGGGTGTGAAPVIAQIAKDLGALTVGVVTRPFTFEGRKRQLQAAGGITAMKEAVDTLIVIPNDRILEIVDKNTPMLEAFREADNVLRQGVQGISDLIATPGLINLDFADVKTIMSNKGSALMGIGIATGENRAAEAAKKAISSPLLEAAIDGAQGVLMNITGGTNLSLYEVQEAADIVASASDQDVNMIFGSVINENLKDEIVVTVIATGFIEQEKDVTKSQRPSLNQSIKTNNQSAPKREPKREEPQQQNTVSRHTSQPADDTLDIPTFLRNRNKRG; this comes from the coding sequence ATGTTGGAGTTCGAAACAAACATAGACGGCTTAGCATCAATTAAAGTAATCGGAGTAGGAGGCGGCGGTAACAACGCCGTTAACCGAATGATTGAAAATGAAGTGCAAGGAGTAGAGTACATCGCGGTAAATACGGACGCTCAAGCTCTTAACCTGTCAAAAGCAGAAGTAAAAATGCAAATCGGCGCAAAACTGACTAGAGGATTGGGAGCAGGTGCGAATCCTGAAGTCGGAAAAAAAGCCGCTGAAGAAAGCAAAGAGCAGATTGAAGAAGCATTAAAAGGCGCTGACATGGTATTCGTGACAGCTGGTATGGGGGGCGGAACAGGAACAGGTGCCGCACCGGTTATCGCACAAATCGCGAAAGACTTAGGCGCATTAACAGTCGGAGTCGTTACAAGACCGTTTACATTTGAAGGGCGCAAAAGACAGCTTCAGGCTGCAGGCGGAATCACAGCAATGAAAGAAGCGGTGGATACACTGATCGTGATCCCGAACGACCGAATCCTTGAAATTGTTGATAAAAACACGCCGATGCTTGAAGCATTCCGTGAAGCGGATAACGTACTCCGCCAAGGGGTTCAAGGTATTTCAGACTTGATTGCGACACCTGGTCTTATCAACCTTGACTTTGCTGATGTGAAAACAATCATGTCAAACAAAGGATCTGCTTTGATGGGTATCGGTATTGCAACTGGAGAAAACCGCGCGGCAGAGGCAGCGAAAAAGGCAATCTCCAGCCCGCTTCTTGAAGCGGCCATTGACGGTGCGCAAGGCGTTCTCATGAACATCACTGGGGGCACAAATCTCAGCCTGTATGAAGTTCAGGAAGCAGCAGACATTGTCGCTTCTGCGTCTGACCAAGACGTAAATATGATATTCGGTTCTGTTATCAATGAAAATCTAAAAGACGAGATTGTGGTGACAGTGATTGCGACTGGTTTCATTGAACAAGAGAAGGACGTGACGAAATCTCAACGTCCAAGCTTAAACCAAAGCATCAAAACAAATAATCAAAGTGCTCCAAAGCGTGAGCCAAAACGTGAGGAGCCTCAGCAACAAAACACAGTAAGCCGTCATACCTCACAGCCGGCTGATGATACGCTTGACATCCCGACATTCTTAAGAAACCGAAATAAACGCGGCTAA
- a CDS encoding small basic family protein, which produces MWLPVLGLVLGIALGLMTNLTIPSEYSNYLSLAVLAALDTLIGGIRAHLQGTYDEMVFVSGFFFNIILAISLAFLGVHLGVDLYLAGIFAFGVRLFQNIAVIRRNLLTKWTLSKKNKKNVI; this is translated from the coding sequence ATGTGGCTGCCCGTATTGGGGCTGGTGCTCGGAATTGCGCTTGGACTGATGACAAACTTAACGATACCGAGTGAATACTCAAACTATTTATCGCTTGCGGTGCTTGCCGCACTTGATACATTAATCGGCGGAATCAGGGCGCATTTACAAGGTACATATGATGAAATGGTATTTGTTTCCGGTTTCTTTTTTAATATTATATTGGCAATAAGTTTAGCTTTTCTGGGAGTCCATCTTGGTGTAGACTTGTATTTAGCAGGTATATTCGCATTTGGAGTCAGATTATTTCAGAATATTGCCGTGATCAGAAGAAATCTACTAACAAAGTGGACTCTTTCTAAAAAAAATAAAAAAAATGTGATATAA